ACACTTAATGTATAAAGAATTAATCTAACATTAGTGCTATCCCGTAAAGTTGATCTAGCTCGAAAAATGATAACGAGCAAAATCTTGATAATAAACAATGTTAACGCATTCCCAAACGCGTTAACACTGAATACCATTAAGCAACAATATTAACGCTTGCTTTTAACTACTGGTAAGTTTGCACCTTGCCATTCACCCATGCCACCTTTAAGGTTAAACACGTTTTCAAATCCTTGTTTCGTAAGAAGTTGAGCTGCTTGGCCTGATGTCATACCTGAGTTACATACTAATATAATGGGGCTAGTTTTGAACTTTTCAAGGCTAGAGACTTGATTATTTTTAATTTCTGATAAGGTCACATTAAGCGCATCAACAATATGCCCTTTTTTAAATTCTTCTTTTCCACGTACATCAACCACTTTGGCATCTTGCTTATTCACCATGAGGGTTAGCTCTTGATGACTGACGTTTTTCACTTTTGATGTACCAGACTTAATGACACTAACAACAAGTGCTACAAACAAGCCGACCCACGCTAAACTTAACATAGGGTTCGCTTTAAAAAATTCCATATATTCTTGCATAATTACTGATTTCTCTGACGATGACTAAGATGAGATGGCCCCGAGTATATCGTTTTGCTCGGTAGTTTTCATTAAAGAAACACCGAAAATAAACCCTTTAAGCAGAGTTATTCGTGACTCGCCCCTCGTTATCAGCAGCTTTGGTTATATCTTCAAACCTATATGCCTTTTGTAGGCTATCGATAAGTAGTAATATTCATACAATTAAAATTTTATAACACTTCTATTTTAACTTTTATAAGGTATTTGCATAATGACAAAAAAACGTCCACTCGCATTACTTATCCTTGATGGCTGGGGTCATAGTGAAGACACGCAAGATAACGCGGTTTTTCATGCTAACACCCCTGTTTTAGATAAGCTCAATGCACAATACGCACACAGTCTTATCTCAGGTTCAGGTATTGACGTCGGCTTGCCCGATGGTCAAATGGGTAACTCTGAAGTCGGTCATATCAATATTGGTTCTGGCCGCATTGTGTATCAAGAACTCACTCGTATTAGTAAAGCGATTGCCGACCATGAGTTTGAACAGAACCCAGCGCTTAGTGATGCAGTAGATAAAGCGATTGCCGCTAACGGTGCAGTACACATAATGGGACTATTGTCTGCCGGTGGTGTGCACAGCCATGAAGAACACATTGAAGCAATGTGTCGTATGGCCGTTAAACGCGGTGCAACTAAGGTATATTTACACGCCTTTCTAGATGGCCGAGATACACCGCCACGTAGTGCTAAAAATAGCTTAGTTCACTTTGATGAGCTATTTGCTGAATTAGGTCATGGCCGTACAGCCTCAATTATTGGCCGCTACTTTGCTATGGATCGCGACAATCGTTGGGACCGTGTATCACAAGCCTACGAATTAATTACTGAAGGTAAAGCCAAGTTCACTTATGGTTCTGCGCCTGAAGCGCTTGACACGGCATATACTCGTGACGAAAACGATGAGTTTGTTGCGGCATCGGCGATTGTTGATGCTCAAGGCGAAGCTGTGGAGCTAAATGATAACGATACGCTTATCTTTATGAACTTCCGCGCTGATCGTGCTCGTCAAATTACGCGTACCTTTGTGAATCCTGATTTTGATGGTTTTGTACGTAATAAAACACCAAAAATCAACTTTGTGATGCTGACTGACTATGCAGCAGATATTAATGCTCCGGTAGCCTATCCATCGAGTGATTTAGTTAATACCTTAGGTGAAACCCTGCAAAATCTAAATAAAACTCAGTTGCGCATTTCAGAAACTGAAAAATATGCTCATGTGACTTTCTTTTTCAATGGTGGCAAGGAAGAGCCATTTGAAGGTGAGGATCGCATTTTAATTCAGTCACCAAAAGTAGCAACTTATGATTTGCAACCTGAAATGAGCTCAACAGAATTAACCGATAAATTGGTCGCTGCAATTGAGTCGACAAAGTACGATGTGATCATTTGTAATTATCCAAATGGTGACATGGTAGGCCATAGCGGTAAATTTGAAGCGGCAGTTAAAGCTTGTGAAGCTGTTGATGCTTGTATCGGTCGTGTTGTAGAAGCCTTGGCTAAAGTCGATGGCGAATGCTTAATTACTGCCGATCATGGTAACGCAGAGAAAATGACAGATCCGTCTAACGGGCAAGCATTTACTGCGCATACGAGTAACTTAGTCCCCTTCATTTATGTCGGCCGTGATGCGGTAATAAAAGATGGTGGACGCTTGAGCGATATTGCGCCAACTATGTTAACCTTAATGGGCCAAAGCATCCCCAAAGAAATGAGTGGACGCTGTATCATTGACCTTAAAGAGTAAACATTAACTCGTGATAACTCGTTTATTTGTTAAAGCCAGCATTTGTGCTGGCTTTCTAATCTTTTCATTTACGGCAACTAGTGCTGATTTGTCTTCACGTCAATCGGCTTTGAAGTCTATTCAAGCACAAATCAATCAACAACAAAATTCTCTCAAAGATACTTCCAAGCAACGTGAGAAGCTCATTTCGTTGCTTAAAAGTGATGAGAAAGCGATTGCAAGGGCCGCTCAAAAAGTCAATCAATCACAAACTTCACTCACGACCGTTAATAGCAAACTTCGCGATCTTGATAAGCAACAAGTCGAGCTTGCTGGCCTCAAAAGTAGTCAACAAGAGACGCTGTCAAAACAGTTGTCTAGTGCATACCTGGCCGGGAATCATGACTACACAAAAATGATGCTCAATCAACAAAACCCTGCCACCGTTGAGCGCATGCTGGCTTACTATCAATTTCTAAATAATGCCCGCATTAAAGCGATTAAGCAGCTAAAGCAAACCAGCATAGACTTAGACAAAGTAAAACAACAGCAAGTTACGGCACAGCAAAAGCTTAATGTATTGGTAATAGAACAAAAAAAGCAGGCCCTGCAATTAACTAAAGAGCAAGGTCAACGCCAACAAACATTAACTCAATTGCAACGAACGCTATCAAGTAAAGGGGCAGAGTTAGAGCAATTGCAAATAGAAGAGGCGAGTTTAAAACGCATCGTACAACAAGCTATGGTTGCCGCCAAAGCCAATCCAACGATGGATGGATTAGTCAGCCAGAAAGGCAAATTAAAATGGCCAACGAACGGTAGAATGAGTAACCGTTTTGGTAGCAGCCGCTCAGGTCAAATTGTTTGGAAAGGTGCTGTACTTGCTGCACCTGAAGGACAAAACATCAATGCTGTTGCATCGGGAAAGGTAATTTATGCCGACTGGTTACGAGGTTTTGGTATGGTGCTAGTCATTGATCATGGCAAGGGATATATGAGCCTCTATGGTCATGCTCAAACACTACTAAGACAACCTGGCGATATGGTTAAAACAGGTGAGTCTATTGCGCTTGTAGGTCGCTCTGGTGGACAAAGTGTGCCAGGACTATACTTTGAGATCCGTAATAAAGGTAAAGCTGTCGATCCAGCCTATTATTGTCGTTAAACTTAACTTTAAGGATATGTTATAGATTCTATAATTAATTATCGCGGAGCATAAATACTGGCTAAGACCTTGCCAACTAATAATTTACAAACTAATACCCAGCAAAGTAATGCTGCCCCGCAGCGATATCAACGGTCATAACTGTATCTATTATTGTGCCTATAACTGTATCGATAATTGTGCCAGTATCATTGAACAATATAATTCACCCAACTAAATAAGCTAAATTTGTGCGCAATCAACTATTAATTCTACTCTGCCTCTGTAGCATTATGCCCGCTACGGCTGCCAAAATAGCCATTATCATTGACGATATTGGTTATCGATTAACTGACGAAGCTGCATTGTCATTACCAACAGCTATCACTTTATCGGTATTACCTCACACTCCGTTAGGACAAAAACTGGCGAACGAAGGTTATAAAAAAGGCCATGAGATAATGTTACACCTACCAATGCAAGCCTTAAATGGCAAAGCATTAGGCCCAGGAGGGTTAACTAATGACATGACTGAGGTGCAAATTAAACAACAATTACAAAGAGCATTCTCTAGTATCCCGTTTGCTAAGGGAGCTAATAATCATATGGGCAGTTTACTGACTCAAATGGATGAGCCGATGTTATGGGTAATGCAAAGCTTAAAACAACAGCAGTTGTTTTTTGTTGATAGCTTTACCACTAAATATACCAAAGCCAGCAACAAGGCGATGCAACTCGGAGTTCCATCTCTTAGAAGAAACATATTTTTAGATAATGACATTAGCAAGCATGCACTTGAAAAGCAGTTCCAGCAGATGATTACACAATCGAAACGGCAAGATAAACTGATTGTTATTGCGCATCCTTACCCACAAACTATTCGTTTTTTAAACGCTAATTTAGCCCGCTTAAGTGATAATGGCATCACATTAGTACCAACATCTCAATTATTTGATGATATGGATATCGCTGCAGCCACCCAACTTAATCTATCTGCAACACTGAAATAGATAAGTCCGGTAACGTAGATAAAATCTCAGATTTATTAGCAACAATATCAGCTAGCGTATATTGATCTAGAACCGCCAAGTATGCTGTAACAGCTTGAGCCAAAACCCCTTTTAATTGGCATATAGGTGTAAAACGGCAGTAAGGTGATTCACAGTCAATAGGTGATAACGTGTTTTCTAAATCACGCACTAATTGACCAATTAATACCTTATCTGCGACTTTTGCTAATCTAAAGCCACCACTTTTGCCTCTGACCGTTTGCAAATATCCCATTTTACCCAATTGATGAATAATCTTTGCGACATGGTTTGAAGATAGCTCAAATACACTCGTCACTTCTGCAATTCGAAATAAACTTTCTCGTTCAGGTTGCACCGCAAGATACATTAAAATGCGGATACCAAAATCTGTATATCGGGTTAATTGCATAGTCTAAAATATCCAAGATGAGTAATAAATGCAGGTTAGCATGTTGAAGACTCCAAATCAGTGATCAACCATAAAGCTTGCTCATTTGTCGTACCGCAAGCATCAATACTTGCACTAAACTCAGCACATACATCGGGACGGTCTGGCAGACCAAATATCATACAAAAATTATCATCATTTAATTGAATACAACGCACCCCAGCAGGTTTACCCTTGGGCATGCCTGGTATTACACTGGTAATAGAAGGCGCGATACAGCAGAGCACACAACCCAGACGACAATTCATAGTCCTACCTACTCAGTAAAACAACACTATAGCGTAAAATCTCATCTCTATAACAACATGTTTAATTACATTATTGATCACTACAATAATTGAAACTGCGGCCAACCTAAGGCAAGTTACTGTTGATATATTTTTTTTAATTATTTCATTGTCGTATATTAGCTCACATTTTTAGTTTTTATGCATTAAGCCTACAACAACCATAATGCTGACTCTTCTACACAAATCTGAAGCAAAATGAACTTTGTGACAAATCGATGATCAGATCTGGTAACTCAATCAATTTGCAGATTAATAATGTCTATTTTCAACGCAGAGCAATGGTCATACAATCACTTTAAAAACGGTTCATTTGGTGACTCACGTCGCACTGACCGTGTCATCGAAGTTGCTGCCGACATGGCGCGTTGTAGCGGTAAGTCAATCGCTTTATCATGTCGAGGTAATGAAGCTAAAGTTGAAGGGGCTTATCGATTGATCCGTAATGACAACATTTCTCCAGAAGTGATTAGAGCTTCTGGTTTTCAACATACTGCAGAGCTTGCCCAGCCCTATGCTGAGATATTAGCCATTGATGACACCACTGCGTTGAGTTACAAACACCAAGTAGCACAAGAGCTTGGCAAACTGGGGACGACGACAGATAAATCACGTGGTTGGTGGGTTCATTCAACCCTGCTATTAGACAGCTTCACGACTCAGACTATCGGGCTTATTCATCAAGAATACTGGCTTCGTCCTAATAACCCTGAAGATGCTGACGAAAAAGAAAGTGGTAAGTGGTCAGAAGCGTCCTATTTCTGCCGTCAACGCTTGGGAGACATCATGTCACGGGTCATTTCAGTGTGTGACAGAGAAGCAGATATATTGAGTTATATTCAAGATAAGCAGAAGCATAATGAACGTTTCGTTGTTCGAGCGAAACATTCAAGAGCACTGGTTGAGACAGGACCTAAGTTATTTGAACACCTTGAGTCACAAGCAGAACTGGGTGAATACACTATCGATATCGCCCAGAAAGGGACAAAAAATAGTAAAGGGAAGCCTGTAAACCGCGTAGCCAGAAAAGCCAAGCTAACCATTAAAGTGGCACAGGTTACCTTCAAAGCAAAAGGTGAAACTCAGCCTGTCAATGTGGTGTACGCTCAAGAAAAAACATCAAAAAACGTGACCGAGCCGTTGCGCTGGATGTTATTAACAACAGAGCCAATCGATACGTTAATTCAAGCACTTCATATTATTGATATTTACACCGCAAGATGGCGAATTGAAGATTTTCATAAAGCATGGAAAACGGGTGCAGGAGCTGAGCGCCAAAGAATGACAGAGCCTAAGAATTTAGAAAGAGCGGTTTCAATCTTAGCGTTTATCGGCGTCCGTTTACTGCAACTCAGAGAAGCCATCACCCTCCCTTATTATTTACGTAAAAAAGGGCTGCTTGAGGAGGCCAAAGCAGTGGAGGCTCAACGCTGTGACACGGTGCTCGAAGAAGATGAATGGAAGGTGCTAATGCGGTTTAATAAGCCTAGAGGGCATAAAGATAAAGGAGCGCCGAGTCTGAAGTGGGCGTATCAATCAATCGCAAAGCTGGGTGGTTTCACCGATACCAAACGAACAGGGATCGCAAGCTGGACGGCGGTTTGGGAAGGTTGGAGTACATTACAGTCTCATGTTGTAGGCTACCGAGTCGCGAAAGAAATGATTGCTGATGGCGAGAGCTTATGAGATCTGATCAAGAGACAGACCATAATGGTATGGTATACCCTCTTATTGAATAAGGAAATTATCCATGAAACGTCCTGTAATTCTAGACTGTGATCCCGGTCATGATGATGCTATCTCACTTATTTTAGCACTCAGCTCAGTAAAACTTGATGTACTCGCTGTGACGACCAGTGCAGGTAACCAAACACCAGACAAGACCTTAAACAATGCATTACGCGTACTTACGTTATTGGGTAGGCATGACATACCGGTTGCAAGTGGCGCTCCTAAACCACTAGCCCGCGAGCTTATCATTGCTGACAATGTACATGGGGAAAGCGGTCTTGATGGGCCTAAATTACCAGATCCCGCCTTTGCTCCTGTAGCACAAACGGCAATTGAGTTAATAGCCGATAAAGTGCGTAACAGCAAACAACCCGTCACTCTTGTTCCCACAGGACCGCTAACTAACATAGCGCTTTTTCTAGCCGCTCATCCTGAATTACATAGCAACATCGATAGTATCGTACTAATGGGAGGCGCTGCAGGTGTGGGCAATTGGACACCGGCTGCTGAATTCAACATATTTGTCGACCCAGAAGCAGCTGATATGGTGTTCAAATCAGGTTTGCCAATTGTAATGTGTGGGCTAGATGTGACACATGAAGCCCAGATTATGGATGAGGATATTGAGCGAATTCGAAAGATTGATAATCCGGTTGCACAATGTGTTGCAGAACTTCTCGATTTCTTCATGATTTACCATCGCGACCCTAAGTGGGGTTTTACCGGTGCACCATTGCACGATCCATGTACCATCGCATGGTTACTTAACCCGTCACTATTTACTGCAGTAGATTGCTGGGTTGGTATTGAAACTAAAGGACAGTATACACAAGGCATGACAGTGGTTGATCGCTATCAATTAACCAATAATCCACATAATGCCAAAGTACTATTCAATATTAACCGAACGGGTTTTGTCGACTTTATCGTAGAGCGTTTAAACGATTATTAACGAACTCATGCCATGCAGATTTAATTTGTCGGCATGGCTAACTAAGGATAAACATGAGTACATTACTAGTTGTCGGCAGTGCCAATGCCGATCATGTTCTAACATTCGACGAATTACCACAAGCAGGACAGACCTTAATCAGTCAGCAATATAGATTAGAACTTGGAGGAAAAGGAGCCAATCAAGCCGTGGCTGCTGTTAGGTTAAAAAATACTATGCAACAAGTATATTTTATCAGTGCTCTAGGTGATGACAGTAATGCAGCAACAATGCGTACAAATTGGACCGCTGATGGAATCGATTTGAGTGGCTGTTATCAAATTGCTAAGAAGAGTACTGGCACTGCGGTAATATTTGTTAATCAATATGGCGAGAACAGTATTGGAGTTGTACCAGGCGCCAATGCTTATTTATCTGCACACCATATTCAGCAGCAACACGCATTATTTGCTCAAGCTAATTACTTACTAATCCAACTAGAAACTTCGTTAGAGAGTGTTCATCAAGCATTAATACTCGCCAAGCAAAATCATTGCACTACGATTCTTAATCCTGCTCCAGCGACAAAACTAAATAACGATTTGTTAAATTTAATCGATATTATTACCCCTAACGAGACAGAGGCCTTAGCTTTAACTGGAATAGAAGTTATCGATCAACAAAGTGCGCAACAAGCCGCACAAAGTCTTCATAGCAGAGGAGTTAATATCGTTATTATCACCCTAGGCAGTAAAGGTGCCTATATCAGTGAAAAAGGCCAAGGAAGTATCATACCGACCCCGACGGTTAATGCTATAGATACCGTAGCAGCTGGCGACACTTTTAACGGTGCACTCATGGTGGCGTTAGATGAAGGAAAAACCTTAATTGAAGCTGTTGAATTTGCTAATTTGGCATCTTCAATAGCCGTAACGCGTAACGGAGCACAAAGTAGTATTCCTTACAGAAAAGAACTGACTTAATGACCCGCAATGAAACAGAAGTGAAGAGTTAACTATCTAGACAAATAAAATACAAAGACTGTTATATAGAGATAAGCTTGTTTAGCCGCATAAATTGTGGCTTTGATGGCAAAATCTCTACTCATTACACAATACTTGCTCAACGATAACGCAAATGCTGGTGTAAACTCAGCAATAATAGATAATACCGCTAAGGTCTTGACGCATTTGACCAAATTGCAGACACAAAAAAGCCTCGTCTAAGACGAGGCTTCTATGTAATTGGCGGAGCGGACGGGACTCGAACCCGCGACCCCCGGCGTGACAGGCCGGTATTCTAACCAACTGAACTACCGCTCCTTTAGCAAATTGCTTACGCACGATGCTAAATCTTTTTAAGTCGCTGATATGTCACTATCAGTAGACTTTCTCTTTCGTAAAAGAGAAATTAGGCGCCTGGAAATGACCTACTCTCGCATGGGGAGACCCCACACTACCATCGGCGATACTGTGTTTCACTTCTGAGTTCGGAATGGGATCAGGTGGTGCCACAGCTCTATGGTTTCCAGACAAATTTGCATATCTAACACGCTAATTCTTCATTAGGCATTAAATAATAATTCGGAAAGCTGATTGCTTCTATCTTACTTTGAGTCTCTTCACACCGTTTAAGCGCTTCATTCTAACACTAAGGTCAGTAAAACCCATCTGGGTTGTATGGTTAAGCCTCACGGGTCATTAGTACAAGTTAGCTCAACGCCTCACAACGCTTACACACCTTGCCTATCAACGTAGTAGTCTCCTACGGCCCTTTAGAGAGCTTAAAGCTCTAGGGATGACTCATCTTGGGGCTCGCTTCCCGCTTAGATGCTTTCAGCGGTTATCGATTCCGAACGTAGCTACCGGGCAATGCCATTGGCATGACAACCCGAACACCAGCGGTTCGTCCACTCCGGTCCTCTCGTACTAGGAGCAGCTCCCCTCAATCATCCAACGCCCACGGCAGATAGGGACCGAACTGTCTCACGACGTTCTGAACCCAGCTCGCGTACCACTTTAAATGGCGAACAGCCATACCCTTGGGACCGACTTCAGCCCCAGGATGTGATGAGCCGACATCGAGGTGCCAAACACCGCCGTCGATATGAACTCTTGGGCGGTATCAGCCTGTTATCCCCGGAGTACCTTTTATCCGTTGAGCGATGGCCCTTCCATTCAGAACCACCGGATCACTATGACCTACTTTCGTACCTGCTCGACGTGTATGTCTCGCAGTTAAGCTGGCTTATGCCATTGCACTAACCGTACGATGTCCGACCGTACTTAGCCAACCTTCGTGCTCCTCCGTTACTCTTTGGGAGGAGACCGCCCCAGTCAAACTACCCACCAGGCACTGTCCTCAACCCCGATAAGGGGCCAGAGTTAGAACATCAAAACTACAAGGGTGGTATTTCAAGATTGACTCCACTCAGACTAGCGTCCAAGCTTCAAAGTCTCCCACCTATCCTACACATGTAGGTTCAATGTTCAGTGCCAAGCTATAGTAAAGGTTCACGGGGTCTTTCCGTCTAGCCGCGGGTATACGGCATCTTCACCGCAATTTCAACTTCACTGAGTCTCGGCTGGAGACAGCGTGGCCATCATTACGCCATTCGTGCAGGTCGGAACTTACCCGACAAGGAATTTCGCTACCTTAGGACCGTTATAGTTACGGCCGCCGTTTACCGGGGCTTCGATCATGAGCTTCTCCGAAGATAACCCAATCAATTAACCTTCCGGCACCGGGCAGGCGTCACACCGTATACGTCATCTTGCGATTTTGCACAGTGCTGTGTTTTTGATAAACAGTTGCAGCCACCTGGTATCTGCGACTGCCGTCAGCTTAGGGAGCAAGTCCCATCACCAACAGCAGCGTACCTTCTCCCGAAGTTACGGTACCATTTTGCCTAGTTCCTTCAGCCGAGTTCTCTCAAGCGCCTTGGTATTCTCTACCCGACCACCTGTGTCGGTTTGGGGTACGATTCCTACTAACCTGAAGCTTAGAAGATTTTCCTGGAAGCATGGCATCAACTACTTCATCACCTTAGTGACTCGTCATCAGCTCTCAGCCTGTACATTAAAGTACGATTTCCCGGATTTGCCTAAGAAATCAACCTACCACCTTAAACGCGGACTACCAACGCCGCGCTAGCCTAGCCTTCTCCGTCTCTCCATCGCAGTTAGCAGAAGTACAGAAATATTAATCTGTTTCCCATCGACTACGCCTTTCGGCCTCGCCTTAGGAGTCGACTCACCCTGCCCCGATTAACGTTGGACAGGAACCCTTGGTCTTTCGGCGAGGGAGTTTTTCACTCCCTTTATCGTTACTCATGTCAGCATTCGCACTTCTGATACCTCCAGCGTGGGTTACCCCTTCACCTTCAACGGCTTACAGAACGCTCCTCTACCGCGCACTTCTAATGAAATGCACCCGTAGCTTCGGTGACTAGCTTAGCCCCGTTAAATCTTCCGCGCAGGCCGACTCGACTAGTGAGCTATTACGCTTTCTTTAAATGATGGCTGCTTCTAAGCCAACATCCTAGCTGTCTAAGCCTTCCCACATCGTTTCCCACTTAGCTAGTACTTTGGGACCTTAGCTGACGGTCTGGGTTGTTTCCCTTTTGACAACGGACGTTAGCACCCGCTGTCTGTCTCCCGAGTAGTACTCATTGGTATTCGGAGTTTGCAAAGGGTTGGTAAGTCGGGATGACCCCCTAGCCTTAACAGTGCTCTACCCCCAATGGTATTCGCTCGAGGCGCTACCTAAATAGCTTTCGAGGAGAACCAGATATCTCCGAGTTTGATTGGCCTTTCACCCCCAGCCACAAGTCATCCGCTCATTTTTCAACATAAGTCGGTTCGGTCCTCCAGTTGATGTTACTCAACCTTCAACCTGCCCATGGCTAGATCACTCGGTTTCGGGTCTACACCTTGCAACTAAACGCGCAGTTAACACTCGGTTTCCCTACGGCTCCGCTATTCGCTTAACCTCGCTACAAAATGTAAGTCGCTGACCCATTATACAAAAGGTACGCAGTCACGGTCTCAAGAACCGCTCCCACTGCTTGTACGTATACGGTTTCAGGTTCTATTTCACTCCCCTCACAGGGGTTCTTTTCGCCTTTCCCTCACGGTACTGGTTCACTATCGGTCAGTCAGGAGTATTTAGCCTTGGAGGATGGTCCCCCCATATTCAAACAGGATGTCACGTGTCCCGCCTTACTCGTTTTCATCTATGGTTAGTTTTCATGTACGGGGCTATCACCCTGTGCCGCTGTGCTTTCCAACACATTCCACTAACACCCCATAGACTTAAGGGCTAATCCCCGTTCGCTCGCCGCTACTAGGGGAATCTCGGTTGATTTCTTTTCCTCCGGGTACTTAGATGTTTCAGTTCCCCGGGTTTGCCTCATAACGCTATGTATTCACGTTATGATGACCACTTATGTGGCCGGGTTTCCCCATTCGGATATCGTTAGCTCAAATGCTTATTACTAGCTCGCCAACGCTTTTCGCAAGTTATTACGTCCTTCATCGCCTCTGACTGCCAAGGCATCCACCGTATACGCTTGGTCACTTAACCATACAACCCAAATGAGTTTCACACTCTTGAATTAACAAGAGAAGAACTCTGGGTCATATCATGACCAGCTGGTTTTTACTTGTCTCACTCCCGACCAGGAAGTGGACTCGCCTTAGTCTTTTAGAATATTCAAGACACTTAAACAGTGTATTGAGAACTCAAGTGTTAATGCTTTCGCATTAACGTTTTTCGCACTAACATAATCACACAAACGACAACGAATCATCATCCATGCGCCTTTAGTTAGTACTATCAGCTTTCCAAATTGTTAAAGAACAATGCTAACCGGCTCGCGGCGCATTTCACTCTACTTCCGAAGAAGTTAACAAGTAATCTGTGTGAACACTCACATGCATCGCTGCACTTTAGGTATTGAGTTAGTCGTATAGGTAAGGAGGTGATCCAGCCCCAGGTTCCCCTAGGGCTACCTTGTTACGACTTCACCCCAGTCATGAACCA
This region of Shewanella livingstonensis genomic DNA includes:
- the rbsK gene encoding ribokinase codes for the protein MSTLLVVGSANADHVLTFDELPQAGQTLISQQYRLELGGKGANQAVAAVRLKNTMQQVYFISALGDDSNAATMRTNWTADGIDLSGCYQIAKKSTGTAVIFVNQYGENSIGVVPGANAYLSAHHIQQQHALFAQANYLLIQLETSLESVHQALILAKQNHCTTILNPAPATKLNNDLLNLIDIITPNETEALALTGIEVIDQQSAQQAAQSLHSRGVNIVIITLGSKGAYISEKGQGSIIPTPTVNAIDTVAAGDTFNGALMVALDEGKTLIEAVEFANLASSIAVTRNGAQSSIPYRKELT